In the Mastomys coucha isolate ucsf_1 unplaced genomic scaffold, UCSF_Mcou_1 pScaffold18, whole genome shotgun sequence genome, one interval contains:
- the Dvl1 gene encoding segment polarity protein dishevelled homolog DVL-1 isoform X1, which translates to MAETKIIYHMDEEETPYLVKLPVAPERVTLADFKNVLSNRPVHAYKFFFKSMDQDFGVVKEEIFDDNAKLPCFNGRVVSWLVLAEGAHSDAGSQGTDSHTDLPPPLERTGGIGDSRPPSFHPNVASSRDGMDNETGTESMVSHRRERTRRRNRDEAARTNGHLRGDRRRDLGLPPDSASTVLSSELESSSFIDSDEEDNTSRLSSSTEQSTSSRLIRKHKCRRRKQRLRQTDRASSFSSITDSTMSLNIITVTLNMERHHFLGISIVGQSNDRGDGGIYIGSIMKGGAVAADGRIEPGDMLLQVNDVNFENMSNDDAVRVLREIVSQTGPISLTVAKCWDPTPRSYFTIPRADPVRPIDPAAWLSHTAALTGALPRYGTSPCSSAITRTSSSSLTSSVPGAPQLEEAPLTVKSDMSAIVRVMQLPDSGLEIRDRMWLKITIANAVIGADVVDWLYTHVEGFKERREARKYASSMLKHGFLRHTVNKITFSEQCYYVFGDLCSNLASLNLNSGSSGASDQDTLAPLPHPSVPWPLGQSYPYQYPGPPPCFPPAYQDPGFSYGSGSAGSQQSEGSKSSGSTRSSHRTPGREERRATGAGGSGSESDHTVPSGSGSTGWWERPVSQLSRGSSPQSQASAVAPGLPPLHPLTKAYAVVGGPPGGPPVRELAAIPPELTGSRQSFQKAMGNPCEFFVDIM; encoded by the exons ATGGCGGAGACCAAAATCATCTACCACATGGACGAGGAGGAGACGCCGTACCTGGTCAAGCTGCCCGTAGCTCCCGAGCGCGTCACGCTGGCAGACTTCAAGAACGTGCTCAGCAACCGGCCGGTGCACGCCTACAAATTCTTCTTCAAGTCTATGGACCAGGACTTCGG GGTGGTGAAGGAGGAGATCTTCGATGACAATGCCAAGTTGCCCTGCTTCAATGGCCGGGTGGTTTCCTGG CTGGTCCTGGCTGAGGGCGCTCACTCGGATGCAGGGTCCCAGGGCACTGACAGCCACACGGACCTGCCCCCACCCCTTGAGAGGACAGGCGGCATTGGGGACTCCAGGCCCCCCTCCTTCCA TCCAAATGTTGCCAGTAGCCGGGACGGAATGGACAATGAGACAGGCACAGAGTCTATGGTCAGTCACCGGCGAGAGAGAACCCGACGTCGAAACCGCGATGAAG CTGCCCGGACCAATGGGCACCTGAGAGGGGACCGGAGGCGGGATCTGGGACTACCTCCAGACAGTGCATCCACTGTACTGAGCAGTGAGCTTGAATCTAGCAGCTTTATTGATTCTGATGAGGAGGACAATACGAGCCG GCTGAGCAGCTCTACAGAGCAGAGCACCTCCTCTCGGCTAATTCGTAAGCACAAATGTCGTCGTCGGAAGCAGCGCTTGAGGCAGACAGACCGG GCATCCTCCTTCAGCAGCATCACAGACTCCACCATGTCCCTGAACATCATCACCGTCACTCTCAACATGG AGAGGCACCACTTCCTGGGCATCAGCATCGTGGGCCAGAGCAACGACCGGGGTGATGGCGGCATCTACATTGGATCCATCATGAAGGGCGGGGCTGTGGCTGCTGATGGCCGCATTGAGCCAGGCGACATGTTGCTGCAG GTGAATGATGTCAACTTTGAGAACATGAGCAATGATGATGCTGTGCGGGTGCTTCGGGAGATTGTATCCCAGACAGG GCCCATCAGTCTCACAGTGGCCAAGTGCTGGGACCCAACCCCTCGGAGCTACTTCACCATCCCAAGGG CTGACCCAGTGAGACCCATCGACCCGGCTGCCTGGCTGTCCCACACAGCAGCACTGACGGGTGCTCTGCCCCGCTATGGTACGAGTCCCTGCTCCAGCGCCATCACACGCACCAGCTCTTCCTCACTAACCAGCTCAGTGCCTGGTGCCCCAC AGCTTGAGGAGGCACCACTGACTGTGAAGAGTGACATGAGTGCCATTGTCCGCGTCATGCAGTTGCCAGACTCAGGACTGGAGATCCGCGACCGCATGTGGCTTAAGATCACCATTGCCAATGCTGTCATTG GGGCGGATGTGGTGGACTGGctgtacacacatgtggagggCTTCAAGGAACGAAGGGAGGCGAGGAAGTATGCCAGCAGTATGCTGAAGCATGGTTTCCTGAGGCACACAGTGAACAAGATCACCTTCTCTGAGCAATGCTACTATGTCTTTGGTGACCTGTGCAGTA ACCTCGCATCCCTGAACCTCAACAGTGGCTCCAGTGGAGCCTCAGATCAGGACACACTGGCCCCACTGCCCCACCCATCTGTACCCTGGCCCTTGGGTCAAAGCTACCCCTACCAGTACCCAGGACCCCCGCCCTGCTTCCCACCTGCTTACCAGGACCCTGGCTTCAGCTATGGTAGTGGCAGTGCTGGGAGTCAGCAGAGTGAAG gGAGCAAGAGCAGTGGGTCCACAAGGAGCAGCCATCGGACCCCAGGCCGAGAGGAGCGCCGGGCAACTGGAGCTGGGGGTAGTGGCAGTGAATCAGACCACACAGTACCAAGTGGGTCTGGTAGCACTGGCTGGTGGGAGCGGCCTGTCAGCCAGCTTAGCCGTGGCAGTAGCCCTCAAAGTCAGGCTTCAGCTGTTGCCCCAGGGCTCCCCCCACTGCACCCTCTTACAAAGGCCTATGCAGTAGTGGGTGGGCCACCTGGAGGGCCACCTGTTCGGGAGCTGGCTGCTATTCCTCCAGAACTTACAGGTAGCCGTCAGTCCTTCCAAAAGGCCATGGGAAACCCCTGTGAGTTCTTTGTGGACATCATGTGA
- the Dvl1 gene encoding segment polarity protein dishevelled homolog DVL-1 isoform X5, whose protein sequence is MAETKIIYHMDEEETPYLVKLPVAPERVTLADFKNVLSNRPVHAYKFFFKSMDQDFGVVKEEIFDDNAKLPCFNGRVVSWLVLAEGAHSDAGSQGTDSHTDLPPPLERTGGIGDSRPPSFHPNVASSRDGMDNETGTESMVSHRRERTRRRNRDEAARTNGHLRGDRRRDLGLPPDSASTVLSSELESSSFIDSDEEDNTSRLSSSTEQSTSSRLIRKHKCRRRKQRLRQTDRASSFSSITDSTMSLNIITVTLNMERHHFLGISIVGQSNDRGDGGIYIGSIMKGGAVAADGRIEPGDMLLQVNDVNFENMSNDDAVRVLREIVSQTGPISLTVAKCWDPTPRSYFTIPRADPVRPIDPAAWLSHTAALTGALPRYGTSPCSSAITRTSSSSLTSSVPGAPQLEEAPLTVKSDMSAIVRVMQLPDSGLEIRDRMWLKITIANAVIGADVVDWLYTHVEGFKERREARKYASSMLKHGFLRHTVNKITFSEQCYYVFGDLCSNLASLNLNSGSSGASDQDTLAPLPHPSVPWPLGQSYPYQYPGPPPCFPPAYQDPGFSYGSGSAGSQQSEALD, encoded by the exons ATGGCGGAGACCAAAATCATCTACCACATGGACGAGGAGGAGACGCCGTACCTGGTCAAGCTGCCCGTAGCTCCCGAGCGCGTCACGCTGGCAGACTTCAAGAACGTGCTCAGCAACCGGCCGGTGCACGCCTACAAATTCTTCTTCAAGTCTATGGACCAGGACTTCGG GGTGGTGAAGGAGGAGATCTTCGATGACAATGCCAAGTTGCCCTGCTTCAATGGCCGGGTGGTTTCCTGG CTGGTCCTGGCTGAGGGCGCTCACTCGGATGCAGGGTCCCAGGGCACTGACAGCCACACGGACCTGCCCCCACCCCTTGAGAGGACAGGCGGCATTGGGGACTCCAGGCCCCCCTCCTTCCA TCCAAATGTTGCCAGTAGCCGGGACGGAATGGACAATGAGACAGGCACAGAGTCTATGGTCAGTCACCGGCGAGAGAGAACCCGACGTCGAAACCGCGATGAAG CTGCCCGGACCAATGGGCACCTGAGAGGGGACCGGAGGCGGGATCTGGGACTACCTCCAGACAGTGCATCCACTGTACTGAGCAGTGAGCTTGAATCTAGCAGCTTTATTGATTCTGATGAGGAGGACAATACGAGCCG GCTGAGCAGCTCTACAGAGCAGAGCACCTCCTCTCGGCTAATTCGTAAGCACAAATGTCGTCGTCGGAAGCAGCGCTTGAGGCAGACAGACCGG GCATCCTCCTTCAGCAGCATCACAGACTCCACCATGTCCCTGAACATCATCACCGTCACTCTCAACATGG AGAGGCACCACTTCCTGGGCATCAGCATCGTGGGCCAGAGCAACGACCGGGGTGATGGCGGCATCTACATTGGATCCATCATGAAGGGCGGGGCTGTGGCTGCTGATGGCCGCATTGAGCCAGGCGACATGTTGCTGCAG GTGAATGATGTCAACTTTGAGAACATGAGCAATGATGATGCTGTGCGGGTGCTTCGGGAGATTGTATCCCAGACAGG GCCCATCAGTCTCACAGTGGCCAAGTGCTGGGACCCAACCCCTCGGAGCTACTTCACCATCCCAAGGG CTGACCCAGTGAGACCCATCGACCCGGCTGCCTGGCTGTCCCACACAGCAGCACTGACGGGTGCTCTGCCCCGCTATGGTACGAGTCCCTGCTCCAGCGCCATCACACGCACCAGCTCTTCCTCACTAACCAGCTCAGTGCCTGGTGCCCCAC AGCTTGAGGAGGCACCACTGACTGTGAAGAGTGACATGAGTGCCATTGTCCGCGTCATGCAGTTGCCAGACTCAGGACTGGAGATCCGCGACCGCATGTGGCTTAAGATCACCATTGCCAATGCTGTCATTG GGGCGGATGTGGTGGACTGGctgtacacacatgtggagggCTTCAAGGAACGAAGGGAGGCGAGGAAGTATGCCAGCAGTATGCTGAAGCATGGTTTCCTGAGGCACACAGTGAACAAGATCACCTTCTCTGAGCAATGCTACTATGTCTTTGGTGACCTGTGCAGTA ACCTCGCATCCCTGAACCTCAACAGTGGCTCCAGTGGAGCCTCAGATCAGGACACACTGGCCCCACTGCCCCACCCATCTGTACCCTGGCCCTTGGGTCAAAGCTACCCCTACCAGTACCCAGGACCCCCGCCCTGCTTCCCACCTGCTTACCAGGACCCTGGCTTCAGCTATGGTAGTGGCAGTGCTGGGAGTCAGCAGAGTGAAG CCTTAGACTGA
- the Dvl1 gene encoding segment polarity protein dishevelled homolog DVL-1 isoform X3, which translates to MAETKIIYHMDEEETPYLVKLPVAPERVTLADFKNVLSNRPVHAYKFFFKSMDQDFGVVKEEIFDDNAKLPCFNGRVVSWLVLAEGAHSDAGSQGTDSHTDLPPPLERTGGIGDSRPPSFHPNVASSRDGMDNETGTESMVSHRRERTRRRNRDEAARTNGHLRGDRRRDLGLPPDSASTVLSSELESSSFIDSDEEDNTSRLSSSTEQSTSSRLIRKHKCRRRKQRLRQTDRASSFSSITDSTMSLNIITVTLNMERHHFLGISIVGQSNDRGDGGIYIGSIMKGGAVAADGRIEPGDMLLQVNDVNFENMSNDDAVRVLREIVSQTGPISLTVAKCWDPTPRSYFTIPRADPVRPIDPAAWLSHTAALTGALPRYGTSPCSSAITRTSSSSLTSSVPGAPQLEEAPLTVKSDMSAIVRVMQLPDSGLEIRDRMWLKITIANAVIGADVVDWLYTHVEGFKERREARKYASSMLKHGFLRHTVNKITFSEQCYYVFGDLCSNLASLNLNSGSSGASDQDTLAPLPHPSVPWPLGQSYPYQYPGPPPCFPPAYQDPGFSYGSGSAGSQQSEAKLLPDSGVRASPELTQARAQPGMERAGCCLPPECPLPAVFLVLS; encoded by the exons ATGGCGGAGACCAAAATCATCTACCACATGGACGAGGAGGAGACGCCGTACCTGGTCAAGCTGCCCGTAGCTCCCGAGCGCGTCACGCTGGCAGACTTCAAGAACGTGCTCAGCAACCGGCCGGTGCACGCCTACAAATTCTTCTTCAAGTCTATGGACCAGGACTTCGG GGTGGTGAAGGAGGAGATCTTCGATGACAATGCCAAGTTGCCCTGCTTCAATGGCCGGGTGGTTTCCTGG CTGGTCCTGGCTGAGGGCGCTCACTCGGATGCAGGGTCCCAGGGCACTGACAGCCACACGGACCTGCCCCCACCCCTTGAGAGGACAGGCGGCATTGGGGACTCCAGGCCCCCCTCCTTCCA TCCAAATGTTGCCAGTAGCCGGGACGGAATGGACAATGAGACAGGCACAGAGTCTATGGTCAGTCACCGGCGAGAGAGAACCCGACGTCGAAACCGCGATGAAG CTGCCCGGACCAATGGGCACCTGAGAGGGGACCGGAGGCGGGATCTGGGACTACCTCCAGACAGTGCATCCACTGTACTGAGCAGTGAGCTTGAATCTAGCAGCTTTATTGATTCTGATGAGGAGGACAATACGAGCCG GCTGAGCAGCTCTACAGAGCAGAGCACCTCCTCTCGGCTAATTCGTAAGCACAAATGTCGTCGTCGGAAGCAGCGCTTGAGGCAGACAGACCGG GCATCCTCCTTCAGCAGCATCACAGACTCCACCATGTCCCTGAACATCATCACCGTCACTCTCAACATGG AGAGGCACCACTTCCTGGGCATCAGCATCGTGGGCCAGAGCAACGACCGGGGTGATGGCGGCATCTACATTGGATCCATCATGAAGGGCGGGGCTGTGGCTGCTGATGGCCGCATTGAGCCAGGCGACATGTTGCTGCAG GTGAATGATGTCAACTTTGAGAACATGAGCAATGATGATGCTGTGCGGGTGCTTCGGGAGATTGTATCCCAGACAGG GCCCATCAGTCTCACAGTGGCCAAGTGCTGGGACCCAACCCCTCGGAGCTACTTCACCATCCCAAGGG CTGACCCAGTGAGACCCATCGACCCGGCTGCCTGGCTGTCCCACACAGCAGCACTGACGGGTGCTCTGCCCCGCTATGGTACGAGTCCCTGCTCCAGCGCCATCACACGCACCAGCTCTTCCTCACTAACCAGCTCAGTGCCTGGTGCCCCAC AGCTTGAGGAGGCACCACTGACTGTGAAGAGTGACATGAGTGCCATTGTCCGCGTCATGCAGTTGCCAGACTCAGGACTGGAGATCCGCGACCGCATGTGGCTTAAGATCACCATTGCCAATGCTGTCATTG GGGCGGATGTGGTGGACTGGctgtacacacatgtggagggCTTCAAGGAACGAAGGGAGGCGAGGAAGTATGCCAGCAGTATGCTGAAGCATGGTTTCCTGAGGCACACAGTGAACAAGATCACCTTCTCTGAGCAATGCTACTATGTCTTTGGTGACCTGTGCAGTA ACCTCGCATCCCTGAACCTCAACAGTGGCTCCAGTGGAGCCTCAGATCAGGACACACTGGCCCCACTGCCCCACCCATCTGTACCCTGGCCCTTGGGTCAAAGCTACCCCTACCAGTACCCAGGACCCCCGCCCTGCTTCCCACCTGCTTACCAGGACCCTGGCTTCAGCTATGGTAGTGGCAGTGCTGGGAGTCAGCAGAGTGAAG cTAAGCTGCTTCCGGATTCAGGTGTGAGGGCCAGTCCAGAACTGACCCAG GCTAGGGCTCAGCCAGGAATGGAGAGGGCTGGATGTTGCCTACCTCCTGAGTGTCCTCTGCCTGCTGTCTTTCTTGTTCTGTcctga
- the Dvl1 gene encoding segment polarity protein dishevelled homolog DVL-1 isoform X2, with protein MAETKIIYHMDEEETPYLVKLPVAPERVTLADFKNVLSNRPVHAYKFFFKSMDQDFGVVKEEIFDDNAKLPCFNGRVVSWLVLAEGAHSDAGSQGTDSHTDLPPPLERTGGIGDSRPPSFHPNVASSRDGMDNETGTESMVSHRRERTRRRNRDEAARTNGHLRGDRRRDLGLPPDSASTVLSSELESSSFIDSDEEDNTSRLSSSTEQSTSSRLIRKHKCRRRKQRLRQTDRASSFSSITDSTMSLNIITVTLNMERHHFLGISIVGQSNDRGDGGIYIGSIMKGGAVAADGRIEPGDMLLQVNDVNFENMSNDDAVRVLREIVSQTGPISLTVAKCWDPTPRSYFTIPRADPVRPIDPAAWLSHTAALTGALPRYELEEAPLTVKSDMSAIVRVMQLPDSGLEIRDRMWLKITIANAVIGADVVDWLYTHVEGFKERREARKYASSMLKHGFLRHTVNKITFSEQCYYVFGDLCSNLASLNLNSGSSGASDQDTLAPLPHPSVPWPLGQSYPYQYPGPPPCFPPAYQDPGFSYGSGSAGSQQSEGSKSSGSTRSSHRTPGREERRATGAGGSGSESDHTVPSGSGSTGWWERPVSQLSRGSSPQSQASAVAPGLPPLHPLTKAYAVVGGPPGGPPVRELAAIPPELTGSRQSFQKAMGNPCEFFVDIM; from the exons ATGGCGGAGACCAAAATCATCTACCACATGGACGAGGAGGAGACGCCGTACCTGGTCAAGCTGCCCGTAGCTCCCGAGCGCGTCACGCTGGCAGACTTCAAGAACGTGCTCAGCAACCGGCCGGTGCACGCCTACAAATTCTTCTTCAAGTCTATGGACCAGGACTTCGG GGTGGTGAAGGAGGAGATCTTCGATGACAATGCCAAGTTGCCCTGCTTCAATGGCCGGGTGGTTTCCTGG CTGGTCCTGGCTGAGGGCGCTCACTCGGATGCAGGGTCCCAGGGCACTGACAGCCACACGGACCTGCCCCCACCCCTTGAGAGGACAGGCGGCATTGGGGACTCCAGGCCCCCCTCCTTCCA TCCAAATGTTGCCAGTAGCCGGGACGGAATGGACAATGAGACAGGCACAGAGTCTATGGTCAGTCACCGGCGAGAGAGAACCCGACGTCGAAACCGCGATGAAG CTGCCCGGACCAATGGGCACCTGAGAGGGGACCGGAGGCGGGATCTGGGACTACCTCCAGACAGTGCATCCACTGTACTGAGCAGTGAGCTTGAATCTAGCAGCTTTATTGATTCTGATGAGGAGGACAATACGAGCCG GCTGAGCAGCTCTACAGAGCAGAGCACCTCCTCTCGGCTAATTCGTAAGCACAAATGTCGTCGTCGGAAGCAGCGCTTGAGGCAGACAGACCGG GCATCCTCCTTCAGCAGCATCACAGACTCCACCATGTCCCTGAACATCATCACCGTCACTCTCAACATGG AGAGGCACCACTTCCTGGGCATCAGCATCGTGGGCCAGAGCAACGACCGGGGTGATGGCGGCATCTACATTGGATCCATCATGAAGGGCGGGGCTGTGGCTGCTGATGGCCGCATTGAGCCAGGCGACATGTTGCTGCAG GTGAATGATGTCAACTTTGAGAACATGAGCAATGATGATGCTGTGCGGGTGCTTCGGGAGATTGTATCCCAGACAGG GCCCATCAGTCTCACAGTGGCCAAGTGCTGGGACCCAACCCCTCGGAGCTACTTCACCATCCCAAGGG CTGACCCAGTGAGACCCATCGACCCGGCTGCCTGGCTGTCCCACACAGCAGCACTGACGGGTGCTCTGCCCCGCTATG AGCTTGAGGAGGCACCACTGACTGTGAAGAGTGACATGAGTGCCATTGTCCGCGTCATGCAGTTGCCAGACTCAGGACTGGAGATCCGCGACCGCATGTGGCTTAAGATCACCATTGCCAATGCTGTCATTG GGGCGGATGTGGTGGACTGGctgtacacacatgtggagggCTTCAAGGAACGAAGGGAGGCGAGGAAGTATGCCAGCAGTATGCTGAAGCATGGTTTCCTGAGGCACACAGTGAACAAGATCACCTTCTCTGAGCAATGCTACTATGTCTTTGGTGACCTGTGCAGTA ACCTCGCATCCCTGAACCTCAACAGTGGCTCCAGTGGAGCCTCAGATCAGGACACACTGGCCCCACTGCCCCACCCATCTGTACCCTGGCCCTTGGGTCAAAGCTACCCCTACCAGTACCCAGGACCCCCGCCCTGCTTCCCACCTGCTTACCAGGACCCTGGCTTCAGCTATGGTAGTGGCAGTGCTGGGAGTCAGCAGAGTGAAG gGAGCAAGAGCAGTGGGTCCACAAGGAGCAGCCATCGGACCCCAGGCCGAGAGGAGCGCCGGGCAACTGGAGCTGGGGGTAGTGGCAGTGAATCAGACCACACAGTACCAAGTGGGTCTGGTAGCACTGGCTGGTGGGAGCGGCCTGTCAGCCAGCTTAGCCGTGGCAGTAGCCCTCAAAGTCAGGCTTCAGCTGTTGCCCCAGGGCTCCCCCCACTGCACCCTCTTACAAAGGCCTATGCAGTAGTGGGTGGGCCACCTGGAGGGCCACCTGTTCGGGAGCTGGCTGCTATTCCTCCAGAACTTACAGGTAGCCGTCAGTCCTTCCAAAAGGCCATGGGAAACCCCTGTGAGTTCTTTGTGGACATCATGTGA
- the Dvl1 gene encoding segment polarity protein dishevelled homolog DVL-1 isoform X4: MTMPSCPASMAGWFPGPNVASSRDGMDNETGTESMVSHRRERTRRRNRDEAARTNGHLRGDRRRDLGLPPDSASTVLSSELESSSFIDSDEEDNTSRLSSSTEQSTSSRLIRKHKCRRRKQRLRQTDRASSFSSITDSTMSLNIITVTLNMERHHFLGISIVGQSNDRGDGGIYIGSIMKGGAVAADGRIEPGDMLLQVNDVNFENMSNDDAVRVLREIVSQTGPISLTVAKCWDPTPRSYFTIPRADPVRPIDPAAWLSHTAALTGALPRYGTSPCSSAITRTSSSSLTSSVPGAPQLEEAPLTVKSDMSAIVRVMQLPDSGLEIRDRMWLKITIANAVIGADVVDWLYTHVEGFKERREARKYASSMLKHGFLRHTVNKITFSEQCYYVFGDLCSNLASLNLNSGSSGASDQDTLAPLPHPSVPWPLGQSYPYQYPGPPPCFPPAYQDPGFSYGSGSAGSQQSEGSKSSGSTRSSHRTPGREERRATGAGGSGSESDHTVPSGSGSTGWWERPVSQLSRGSSPQSQASAVAPGLPPLHPLTKAYAVVGGPPGGPPVRELAAIPPELTGSRQSFQKAMGNPCEFFVDIM, from the exons ATGACAATGCCAAGTTGCCCTGCTTCAATGGCCGGGTGGTTTCCTGG TCCAAATGTTGCCAGTAGCCGGGACGGAATGGACAATGAGACAGGCACAGAGTCTATGGTCAGTCACCGGCGAGAGAGAACCCGACGTCGAAACCGCGATGAAG CTGCCCGGACCAATGGGCACCTGAGAGGGGACCGGAGGCGGGATCTGGGACTACCTCCAGACAGTGCATCCACTGTACTGAGCAGTGAGCTTGAATCTAGCAGCTTTATTGATTCTGATGAGGAGGACAATACGAGCCG GCTGAGCAGCTCTACAGAGCAGAGCACCTCCTCTCGGCTAATTCGTAAGCACAAATGTCGTCGTCGGAAGCAGCGCTTGAGGCAGACAGACCGG GCATCCTCCTTCAGCAGCATCACAGACTCCACCATGTCCCTGAACATCATCACCGTCACTCTCAACATGG AGAGGCACCACTTCCTGGGCATCAGCATCGTGGGCCAGAGCAACGACCGGGGTGATGGCGGCATCTACATTGGATCCATCATGAAGGGCGGGGCTGTGGCTGCTGATGGCCGCATTGAGCCAGGCGACATGTTGCTGCAG GTGAATGATGTCAACTTTGAGAACATGAGCAATGATGATGCTGTGCGGGTGCTTCGGGAGATTGTATCCCAGACAGG GCCCATCAGTCTCACAGTGGCCAAGTGCTGGGACCCAACCCCTCGGAGCTACTTCACCATCCCAAGGG CTGACCCAGTGAGACCCATCGACCCGGCTGCCTGGCTGTCCCACACAGCAGCACTGACGGGTGCTCTGCCCCGCTATGGTACGAGTCCCTGCTCCAGCGCCATCACACGCACCAGCTCTTCCTCACTAACCAGCTCAGTGCCTGGTGCCCCAC AGCTTGAGGAGGCACCACTGACTGTGAAGAGTGACATGAGTGCCATTGTCCGCGTCATGCAGTTGCCAGACTCAGGACTGGAGATCCGCGACCGCATGTGGCTTAAGATCACCATTGCCAATGCTGTCATTG GGGCGGATGTGGTGGACTGGctgtacacacatgtggagggCTTCAAGGAACGAAGGGAGGCGAGGAAGTATGCCAGCAGTATGCTGAAGCATGGTTTCCTGAGGCACACAGTGAACAAGATCACCTTCTCTGAGCAATGCTACTATGTCTTTGGTGACCTGTGCAGTA ACCTCGCATCCCTGAACCTCAACAGTGGCTCCAGTGGAGCCTCAGATCAGGACACACTGGCCCCACTGCCCCACCCATCTGTACCCTGGCCCTTGGGTCAAAGCTACCCCTACCAGTACCCAGGACCCCCGCCCTGCTTCCCACCTGCTTACCAGGACCCTGGCTTCAGCTATGGTAGTGGCAGTGCTGGGAGTCAGCAGAGTGAAG gGAGCAAGAGCAGTGGGTCCACAAGGAGCAGCCATCGGACCCCAGGCCGAGAGGAGCGCCGGGCAACTGGAGCTGGGGGTAGTGGCAGTGAATCAGACCACACAGTACCAAGTGGGTCTGGTAGCACTGGCTGGTGGGAGCGGCCTGTCAGCCAGCTTAGCCGTGGCAGTAGCCCTCAAAGTCAGGCTTCAGCTGTTGCCCCAGGGCTCCCCCCACTGCACCCTCTTACAAAGGCCTATGCAGTAGTGGGTGGGCCACCTGGAGGGCCACCTGTTCGGGAGCTGGCTGCTATTCCTCCAGAACTTACAGGTAGCCGTCAGTCCTTCCAAAAGGCCATGGGAAACCCCTGTGAGTTCTTTGTGGACATCATGTGA